The genomic segment TCATGGTGTTCTAACATTTCTTTCGGGGCAATAGGATCGTCGATAGAAATTTTTATGCCCCTTCTCATTGCTAACTTTGCCAATCCTAATACTGGGATGCTAAAGAATTCTTCCGGTGAATCTTTGTATTCATCGTCTTTTTTGTGGCAGTCTGTCATGACCTTTAGTCCTTCGTTGACGGCATTTTCATCTGCGTCCAATATTCCTTTTAAAACCTTGCCATAACCAATTTGTAATTTAAGTTCTTCATCATTCTCCATGCTCAACAATGCGTCAATGTGAGTCTTTGCCTTTGCATCTTCATTCAACAGAAGGTGTTTGATTGCATACCCCACATTATCAGCAAAAGGATGGCCTGTCTCTCTTTCCTCCTTTGGCCGATTGCCAATTAACCTGGCGAGAGAATCTGTCAGTTGGTAGGAATCGCTGATTAAAGCTAAGAGTACTCGTGGGTAGCTGCTCATAACTACAAATGAAGGTGAAACTGCTATCTTCTTATCATCATACTTTTGAAACAAAATTTCCTGCAACTTTGCGGATAAATAGAAGTTTTTCTTTGCAGTAATGGCATCAGAATGTAGCAGCCATTCCCCCATCCCTATAGTACTATAGCCATAAGCTAGAGAGCTATAATGGCGGTCAATGAAGTTGTTCTTAACATTACCTGTTTTAAGTTTGTTGACTGTAGTATCTACGCTTTCTTTTCTTTCTTGGAAAATTTCTGGAAAGGCGCTTAGATATGAGTTTCTTGACACAAATGACCCTCCTATTGACCCCAGCCGCCTGGGTTGGATTCCCATTTATTTACTCCGTCAGGTGTTAGTCTGTTAAGTTTTGTTCTTACCATATCGATGTTTTCATTCAAAATTTTGCCTGTCTGCCTTACTGCTGGGTCTGTAGAGTTTAACATCTTTTCAATATTCATTTCAATCCAATTGGGGTCCATCTGTTTTGCTCCACCTTTAGTAGTACCCAATTGAGAGGTGCCAAATTTAGATTCATTGATAATGAGGTCTTGTACTTTTCCATCCGGCCCGTACTTGATATAAACACCATCAAAGCCATTATTCGCACCGACCTTAGACGGCAACTTCGTATAACCGGCTCTACTCAGCGTAAGATCTGCTGCCGCTTCTCCCAACGCTCCTTTTTCGGCATTGGTGGTTACTTGTGACGCTTTCTCTGCAATATCTTTTTTGGGA from the Acetonema longum DSM 6540 genome contains:
- a CDS encoding Imm49 family immunity protein, with translation MSRNSYLSAFPEIFQERKESVDTTVNKLKTGNVKNNFIDRHYSSLAYGYSTIGMGEWLLHSDAITAKKNFYLSAKLQEILFQKYDDKKIAVSPSFVVMSSYPRVLLALISDSYQLTDSLARLIGNRPKEERETGHPFADNVGYAIKHLLLNEDAKAKTHIDALLSMENDEELKLQIGYGKVLKGILDADENAVNEGLKVMTDCHKKDDEYKDSPEEFFSIPVLGLAKLAMRRGIKISIDDPIAPKEMLEHHEIEYPAIDFVAN